The Plectropomus leopardus isolate mb chromosome 22, YSFRI_Pleo_2.0, whole genome shotgun sequence genome includes a window with the following:
- the pfkfb3 gene encoding 6-phosphofructo-2-kinase/fructose-2,6-bisphosphatase 3 isoform X2 — MPRELTQNRIQKIWVPTKDDKPAPRRASGGPHFANAPTVIVMVGLPARGKTYMSKKLTRYLNWIGMPTKVFNVGEYRREAVKNYSSYDFFKPDNECAVKIRQQCALAALRDVKSYLKDEGGQVAVFDATNTTRERRDMILQFGSENSFKIFFIESVCDDPSVIASNIMEVKVSCPDYRDCNKTDAMLDFQRRIECYKTSYQPLDPDQHDRDLSFIKVIDVGRRFLVNRIQDHIQSKIVYYLMNIHVQPRTIYLCRHGESTDNLEGRLGGDAGLSSRGKQFSVALARFVEEQQLKDLKVWTSQLCRSIETAEHLGVPYEQWKALNEIDAGLCEEMTYDEMKEKFPEEFALRDEDKYYYRYPAGESYQDLVQRVEPVIMDLERQENVLVICHQAVMRCLLAYFLDKSAEEMPYLKCPLHTVLKLTPVAYGCKVESISLNVEAVNTHRDRPEEVKRGPGTLIRRNSVTPLTSPETNIKKPRIDDLDEAPIQELPPSVASLALCSPSHLPLALAGQNLRKNSSGRHDMLQPCK; from the exons ATGCCCAGAGAGCTGACCCAGAACAGGATCCAAAAGATCTGGGTGCCCACGAAGGATGACAAGCCGGCACCTCGGAGAG CGTCCGGCGGCCCCCACTTCGCCAACGCCCCTACCGTCATCGTGATGGTGGGTCTCCCGGCTCGGGGCAAGACGTACATGTCTAAGAAACTCACACGCTACCTCAACTGGATCGGCATGCCCACCAAAG tcTTCAATGTGGGAGAGTACCGCAGGGAGGCGGTCAAGAACTACAGCTCCTATGACTTCTTCAAGCCTGATAATGAGTGTGCCGTGAAAATCAGGCA GCAATGTGCCTTAGCAGCCTTGAGGGATGTCAAGTCCTATTTGAAGGACGAGGGAGGCCAAGTGGCG GTCTTTGATGCGACAAACACAACAAGAGAAAGGCGAGATATGATCCTCCAGTTTGGCAGTGAGAATAGCTTCAAG ATCTTTTTCATCGAGTCTGTGTGCGACGACCCCAGCGTCATCGCGTCCAACATCATG GAAGTGAAGGTGTCGTGTCCCGACTACCGGGACTGCAACAAGACTGACGCCATGTTGGATTTCCAGAGGAGAATTGAATGCTACAAAACCAGCTACCAACCTCTGGACCCTGATCAGCACGACAG GGATCTCTCCTTCATCAAGGTGATAGACGTAGGCCGGCGTTTCCTCGTCAACCGTATCCAGGATCACATCCAGAGTAAGATCGTCTACTACCTGATGAACATCCACGTCCAGCCTCGCACCATCTACCTGTGTCGGCATGGAGAGAGCACCGACAACCTGGAGGGACGGCTGGGTGGTGACGCGGGCCTCTCATCGCGGGGGAAACAG TTTTCGGTTGCTCTGGCTCGGTttgtggaggagcagcagctgaaggATTTGAAGGTTTGGACTAGCCAGCTGTGCCGCAGCATCGAGACTGCAGAGCACCTGGGAGTCCCGTACGAACAGTGGAAAGCTCTCAATGAGATAGATGCT GGATTGTGTGAAGAGATGACGTATGACGAGATGAAGGAGAAATTCCCAGAGGAGTTTGCTTTGAGGGATGAAGACAAATACTACTATCGCTATCCTGCTGGAGAG TCCTACCAGGACCTGGTCCAGCGAGTGGAGCCGGTCATCATGGACCTGGAGAGGCAAGAGAACGTCCTGGTTATCTGCCACCAGGCTGTCATGCGCTGCCTGCTCGCCTACTTCTTGGATAAGAGTGCAG AGGAGATGCCGTACCTGAAGTGTCCCCTCCACACAGTGCTAAAGCTCACCCCGGTCGCCTACGGGTGCAAAGTGGAGTCCATCTCCCTGAATGTGGAGGCTGTGAACACCCACAGAGACAGACCAGAG GAAGTGAAGAGGGGCCCTGGCACTCTGATCAGGAGGAACAGTGTGACTCCTCTGACCAGCCCTGAGACAAACATCAAGAAACCTCGTATCGATGACCTAGACGAGGCCCCGATCCAGGAGCTGCCTCCATCTGTTGCCTCTCTGGCACTCTGCAGCCCCTCACACCTTCCCCTCGCCCTGGCTGGACAG AACCTGAGAAAAAACTCATCTGGTCGCCATGACATGCTGCAACCCTGCAAATAA
- the pfkfb3 gene encoding 6-phosphofructo-2-kinase/fructose-2,6-bisphosphatase 3 isoform X3: MPRELTQNRIQKIWVPTKDDKPAPRRASGGPHFANAPTVIVMVGLPARGKTYMSKKLTRYLNWIGMPTKVFNVGEYRREAVKNYSSYDFFKPDNECAVKIRQQCALAALRDVKSYLKDEGGQVAVFDATNTTRERRDMILQFGSENSFKIFFIESVCDDPSVIASNIMEVKVSCPDYRDCNKTDAMLDFQRRIECYKTSYQPLDPDQHDRDLSFIKVIDVGRRFLVNRIQDHIQSKIVYYLMNIHVQPRTIYLCRHGESTDNLEGRLGGDAGLSSRGKQFSVALARFVEEQQLKDLKVWTSQLCRSIETAEHLGVPYEQWKALNEIDAGLCEEMTYDEMKEKFPEEFALRDEDKYYYRYPAGESYQDLVQRVEPVIMDLERQENVLVICHQAVMRCLLAYFLDKSAEEMPYLKCPLHTVLKLTPVAYGCKVESISLNVEAVNTHRDRPEEVKRGPGTLIRRNSVTPLTSPETNIKKPRIDDLDEAPIQELPPSVASLALCSPSHLPLALAGQHWLGKVCLT, translated from the exons ATGCCCAGAGAGCTGACCCAGAACAGGATCCAAAAGATCTGGGTGCCCACGAAGGATGACAAGCCGGCACCTCGGAGAG CGTCCGGCGGCCCCCACTTCGCCAACGCCCCTACCGTCATCGTGATGGTGGGTCTCCCGGCTCGGGGCAAGACGTACATGTCTAAGAAACTCACACGCTACCTCAACTGGATCGGCATGCCCACCAAAG tcTTCAATGTGGGAGAGTACCGCAGGGAGGCGGTCAAGAACTACAGCTCCTATGACTTCTTCAAGCCTGATAATGAGTGTGCCGTGAAAATCAGGCA GCAATGTGCCTTAGCAGCCTTGAGGGATGTCAAGTCCTATTTGAAGGACGAGGGAGGCCAAGTGGCG GTCTTTGATGCGACAAACACAACAAGAGAAAGGCGAGATATGATCCTCCAGTTTGGCAGTGAGAATAGCTTCAAG ATCTTTTTCATCGAGTCTGTGTGCGACGACCCCAGCGTCATCGCGTCCAACATCATG GAAGTGAAGGTGTCGTGTCCCGACTACCGGGACTGCAACAAGACTGACGCCATGTTGGATTTCCAGAGGAGAATTGAATGCTACAAAACCAGCTACCAACCTCTGGACCCTGATCAGCACGACAG GGATCTCTCCTTCATCAAGGTGATAGACGTAGGCCGGCGTTTCCTCGTCAACCGTATCCAGGATCACATCCAGAGTAAGATCGTCTACTACCTGATGAACATCCACGTCCAGCCTCGCACCATCTACCTGTGTCGGCATGGAGAGAGCACCGACAACCTGGAGGGACGGCTGGGTGGTGACGCGGGCCTCTCATCGCGGGGGAAACAG TTTTCGGTTGCTCTGGCTCGGTttgtggaggagcagcagctgaaggATTTGAAGGTTTGGACTAGCCAGCTGTGCCGCAGCATCGAGACTGCAGAGCACCTGGGAGTCCCGTACGAACAGTGGAAAGCTCTCAATGAGATAGATGCT GGATTGTGTGAAGAGATGACGTATGACGAGATGAAGGAGAAATTCCCAGAGGAGTTTGCTTTGAGGGATGAAGACAAATACTACTATCGCTATCCTGCTGGAGAG TCCTACCAGGACCTGGTCCAGCGAGTGGAGCCGGTCATCATGGACCTGGAGAGGCAAGAGAACGTCCTGGTTATCTGCCACCAGGCTGTCATGCGCTGCCTGCTCGCCTACTTCTTGGATAAGAGTGCAG AGGAGATGCCGTACCTGAAGTGTCCCCTCCACACAGTGCTAAAGCTCACCCCGGTCGCCTACGGGTGCAAAGTGGAGTCCATCTCCCTGAATGTGGAGGCTGTGAACACCCACAGAGACAGACCAGAG GAAGTGAAGAGGGGCCCTGGCACTCTGATCAGGAGGAACAGTGTGACTCCTCTGACCAGCCCTGAGACAAACATCAAGAAACCTCGTATCGATGACCTAGACGAGGCCCCGATCCAGGAGCTGCCTCCATCTGTTGCCTCTCTGGCACTCTGCAGCCCCTCACACCTTCCCCTCGCCCTGGCTGGACAG CACTGGCTGGGCAAAGTTTGCCT AACCTGA
- the pfkfb3 gene encoding 6-phosphofructo-2-kinase/fructose-2,6-bisphosphatase 3 isoform X1 gives MPRELTQNRIQKIWVPTKDDKPAPRRASGGPHFANAPTVIVMVGLPARGKTYMSKKLTRYLNWIGMPTKVFNVGEYRREAVKNYSSYDFFKPDNECAVKIRQQCALAALRDVKSYLKDEGGQVAVFDATNTTRERRDMILQFGSENSFKIFFIESVCDDPSVIASNIMEVKVSCPDYRDCNKTDAMLDFQRRIECYKTSYQPLDPDQHDRDLSFIKVIDVGRRFLVNRIQDHIQSKIVYYLMNIHVQPRTIYLCRHGESTDNLEGRLGGDAGLSSRGKQFSVALARFVEEQQLKDLKVWTSQLCRSIETAEHLGVPYEQWKALNEIDAGLCEEMTYDEMKEKFPEEFALRDEDKYYYRYPAGESYQDLVQRVEPVIMDLERQENVLVICHQAVMRCLLAYFLDKSAEEMPYLKCPLHTVLKLTPVAYGCKVESISLNVEAVNTHRDRPEEVKRGPGTLIRRNSVTPLTSPETNIKKPRIDDLDEAPIQELPPSVASLALCSPSHLPLALAGQHWLGKVCLRTILQYLKVVSLLVFQRT, from the exons ATGCCCAGAGAGCTGACCCAGAACAGGATCCAAAAGATCTGGGTGCCCACGAAGGATGACAAGCCGGCACCTCGGAGAG CGTCCGGCGGCCCCCACTTCGCCAACGCCCCTACCGTCATCGTGATGGTGGGTCTCCCGGCTCGGGGCAAGACGTACATGTCTAAGAAACTCACACGCTACCTCAACTGGATCGGCATGCCCACCAAAG tcTTCAATGTGGGAGAGTACCGCAGGGAGGCGGTCAAGAACTACAGCTCCTATGACTTCTTCAAGCCTGATAATGAGTGTGCCGTGAAAATCAGGCA GCAATGTGCCTTAGCAGCCTTGAGGGATGTCAAGTCCTATTTGAAGGACGAGGGAGGCCAAGTGGCG GTCTTTGATGCGACAAACACAACAAGAGAAAGGCGAGATATGATCCTCCAGTTTGGCAGTGAGAATAGCTTCAAG ATCTTTTTCATCGAGTCTGTGTGCGACGACCCCAGCGTCATCGCGTCCAACATCATG GAAGTGAAGGTGTCGTGTCCCGACTACCGGGACTGCAACAAGACTGACGCCATGTTGGATTTCCAGAGGAGAATTGAATGCTACAAAACCAGCTACCAACCTCTGGACCCTGATCAGCACGACAG GGATCTCTCCTTCATCAAGGTGATAGACGTAGGCCGGCGTTTCCTCGTCAACCGTATCCAGGATCACATCCAGAGTAAGATCGTCTACTACCTGATGAACATCCACGTCCAGCCTCGCACCATCTACCTGTGTCGGCATGGAGAGAGCACCGACAACCTGGAGGGACGGCTGGGTGGTGACGCGGGCCTCTCATCGCGGGGGAAACAG TTTTCGGTTGCTCTGGCTCGGTttgtggaggagcagcagctgaaggATTTGAAGGTTTGGACTAGCCAGCTGTGCCGCAGCATCGAGACTGCAGAGCACCTGGGAGTCCCGTACGAACAGTGGAAAGCTCTCAATGAGATAGATGCT GGATTGTGTGAAGAGATGACGTATGACGAGATGAAGGAGAAATTCCCAGAGGAGTTTGCTTTGAGGGATGAAGACAAATACTACTATCGCTATCCTGCTGGAGAG TCCTACCAGGACCTGGTCCAGCGAGTGGAGCCGGTCATCATGGACCTGGAGAGGCAAGAGAACGTCCTGGTTATCTGCCACCAGGCTGTCATGCGCTGCCTGCTCGCCTACTTCTTGGATAAGAGTGCAG AGGAGATGCCGTACCTGAAGTGTCCCCTCCACACAGTGCTAAAGCTCACCCCGGTCGCCTACGGGTGCAAAGTGGAGTCCATCTCCCTGAATGTGGAGGCTGTGAACACCCACAGAGACAGACCAGAG GAAGTGAAGAGGGGCCCTGGCACTCTGATCAGGAGGAACAGTGTGACTCCTCTGACCAGCCCTGAGACAAACATCAAGAAACCTCGTATCGATGACCTAGACGAGGCCCCGATCCAGGAGCTGCCTCCATCTGTTGCCTCTCTGGCACTCTGCAGCCCCTCACACCTTCCCCTCGCCCTGGCTGGACAG CACTGGCTGGGCAAAGTTTGCCT ACGAACCATCCTCCAATATCTGAAAGTGGTTTCACTGTTAGTCTTTCAAAG AACCTGA